The Sorangiineae bacterium MSr11367 genome window below encodes:
- the phhA gene encoding phenylalanine 4-monooxygenase produces MNTTTPSASPRRVEYRQTDNGFVPNYATEVVEQPWSSYTRTDNEVWATLFRRQHELLPGRACREFVENMGRFGMGADRIPRFDELNKVLHRATGWELIAVEGLLPEVTFFEHLSMRRFPVTWWIRKPEQLDYIAEPDLFHDLFGHVPLLLNPVFADYVAAYGAGGVKAARIGKEALLNLARLYWFTVEFGLLRTDEGLRIYGAGIVSSKSESIYSLESASPNRIAFDLERVMRTKYRIDSFQKTYFVIDSFESLFEATLPDLAPTYARLRGVPAFGAGDVLSSDRVLHRGSREGWPNDADF; encoded by the coding sequence GTGAACACCACCACGCCGTCAGCTTCTCCCCGCCGCGTCGAGTACCGCCAAACGGACAACGGGTTCGTCCCCAACTATGCGACCGAGGTCGTCGAGCAGCCGTGGTCGTCGTATACGCGGACGGACAACGAGGTGTGGGCCACCCTCTTTCGCCGCCAGCACGAGCTGCTGCCGGGCCGGGCGTGCCGCGAATTCGTGGAGAACATGGGTCGGTTCGGCATGGGGGCGGATCGCATTCCGCGCTTCGACGAACTGAACAAGGTGCTTCACCGCGCTACCGGCTGGGAGCTCATCGCCGTCGAAGGCCTCTTGCCGGAGGTCACCTTCTTCGAGCACCTCTCCATGCGGCGGTTCCCCGTCACCTGGTGGATCCGCAAGCCCGAGCAGCTCGATTACATCGCCGAGCCGGACCTTTTCCACGACTTGTTCGGGCACGTCCCGCTGCTGCTGAACCCCGTGTTCGCCGACTACGTGGCGGCCTATGGCGCGGGCGGCGTGAAGGCCGCGCGCATCGGGAAAGAGGCGCTGCTCAACCTCGCGCGTCTCTACTGGTTCACCGTGGAGTTCGGCCTTTTGCGCACCGACGAGGGGCTGCGCATTTACGGTGCGGGCATCGTGAGCTCCAAGTCCGAATCGATCTACAGCTTGGAATCGGCGTCGCCGAACCGCATCGCCTTCGACTTGGAGCGCGTGATGCGGACCAAGTACCGCATCGATAGCTTCCAGAAGACGTACTTCGTCATCGACAGCTTCGAGTCGCTCTTCGAGGCCACCTTGCCCGATCTCGCGCCGACCTATGCCCGGCTGCGCGGCGTGCCCGCGTTCGGCGCCGGCGATGTGCTCTCGAGCGACCGCGTCCTCCACCGCGGCTCGCGCGAGGGCTGGCCCAACGACGCGGACTTCTAA
- a CDS encoding TetR/AcrR family transcriptional regulator, whose translation MPRTTPKRPARPARRKPIQERSQETVRAIVDAAARILPRRGYAHTTTNEIAARAGVSIGSLYEYFRDKDAIVRALIDRHFAEAEAMFEERVASVAPRVTTMPLEDVLRVLVQAFLDFHADNPRLHTVLSLEVPLSRALVRRVEQFELRIVEVLEFVLGGHPESQVRSPRLSAQLCVQLVDALAHRWVTDKAGEPVGAQELADEMTKLLSAYVRAPS comes from the coding sequence ATGCCCCGAACGACGCCCAAACGCCCCGCGCGCCCCGCCCGAAGAAAGCCGATTCAAGAGCGCTCGCAGGAGACGGTGCGCGCGATCGTCGACGCCGCCGCTCGGATTTTGCCGCGCCGCGGCTACGCCCACACAACGACGAACGAGATCGCCGCCCGCGCCGGCGTCTCCATTGGCTCGCTGTACGAGTACTTTCGCGACAAGGACGCCATCGTGCGCGCGCTGATCGATCGGCACTTCGCCGAGGCGGAAGCGATGTTCGAGGAACGCGTCGCCTCCGTGGCGCCGAGGGTCACCACCATGCCGCTCGAGGACGTGCTCCGCGTGCTGGTGCAGGCGTTTCTCGACTTCCACGCGGACAATCCGCGGTTGCACACGGTGCTCTCCCTGGAGGTTCCGCTCTCTCGGGCGCTGGTCCGCCGCGTCGAGCAATTCGAGCTGCGCATCGTCGAGGTCCTCGAGTTCGTCCTTGGCGGGCACCCGGAGTCGCAGGTGCGTTCGCCCCGCCTGAGCGCCCAGCTCTGCGTCCAACTCGTGGATGCCCTGGCGCATCGATGGGTCACCGACAAAGCGGGGGAGCCGGTTGGGGCGCAGGAGCTCGCCGACGAGATGACCAAGCTTCTCTCGGCCTACGTAAGGGCTCCCAGTTGA
- a CDS encoding alpha/beta hydrolase encodes MPSLVPTRPTYDDFPATNTYRQHVTYAFGIAFTEKPTETWLPWRGHEVHMDDWRPRGAPRATVILVHGAGGYGRLLAPFAAPLREAGFAVRVPDLPGYGLTRMRPGARAEYDEWVALVAGLADEAAQHGPVFLFGLSVGGMTCLWAAQRARKVSGVAATTLIDLRDPRTFVRATRAPWMGYLSLAAFRFLPSLTDAVSFPLSLIVPVERLTPDVQLARALLSDPLLGKRWAQARCFRTITTYTPERDDFELPCPLLLVHPGADTWTPVEMSLPVYEQVPTAKELVVLSNGGHAPLESPAYGELCSTVTRFLEARV; translated from the coding sequence ATGCCTTCGCTCGTACCGACCCGCCCCACCTACGATGACTTTCCCGCCACGAACACGTACCGGCAGCACGTGACCTACGCCTTTGGCATCGCCTTCACGGAGAAGCCCACCGAGACATGGCTTCCCTGGCGCGGTCACGAGGTGCACATGGACGATTGGCGCCCCCGAGGCGCGCCTCGTGCCACCGTGATCCTCGTCCACGGTGCGGGCGGGTACGGACGCCTTCTCGCGCCCTTCGCGGCGCCCCTGCGCGAGGCCGGCTTCGCGGTGCGCGTGCCCGATCTTCCGGGGTACGGGCTTACCCGCATGCGTCCGGGCGCGCGCGCCGAATACGACGAATGGGTCGCCCTCGTGGCGGGCCTCGCCGATGAAGCCGCGCAACATGGCCCCGTATTTCTCTTCGGGCTGAGCGTCGGCGGGATGACCTGCCTCTGGGCTGCCCAGCGCGCGCGCAAGGTTTCGGGTGTGGCCGCGACCACGCTGATCGATCTCCGTGACCCGCGGACCTTCGTTCGCGCCACGCGGGCTCCGTGGATGGGGTACCTCTCGCTGGCGGCGTTCCGATTCCTTCCGAGCCTCACCGACGCCGTGTCGTTCCCGCTGTCGTTGATCGTCCCCGTCGAGCGGCTGACCCCGGACGTGCAACTTGCCCGCGCCTTGCTGAGCGATCCTCTGCTCGGCAAGCGCTGGGCCCAGGCGCGTTGCTTTCGCACGATCACCACGTACACGCCCGAGCGGGACGACTTCGAGCTCCCCTGCCCGCTCCTTCTCGTGCATCCCGGCGCCGACACGTGGACCCCGGTGGAGATGAGCCTCCCCGTGTACGAGCAGGTCCCGACGGCCAAGGAGCTGGTCGTCCTCTCGAACGGCGGCCACGCGCCGCTCGAATCACCGGCTTACGGGGAGCTCTGCTCCACGGTCACCCGCTTTCTCGAGGCCCGCGTTTAG
- a CDS encoding zinc-dependent metalloprotease codes for MSRSFKTVSFFVLSLAAPLAACSDSGSGNNAPAQAPPFLAITRANEVKAPGLSSAALSLRSVPGADSATTFYLAISEKALHEKWFLSAFLKQYFPGAVVNGAARSLGTRVVTFRERNGKVYVFDASDNYANSDTFDPALMVEAYPVVSPEVVTVPPGYVVIDPAAGMHRFGVTEAGSVVMNKPAITPFKVELAFSQNFRSLQDGATFEEIFTGSSTSPVPREDLRTDGGRKPNPLDAALDRDALRASGTLGLSFRRYAETPSFIGMVPPDVPHYFSGDTHLERDTGSTRMRVAHWAIRAGMKPIRWVLSSEFAKVQQAYPHYDIVGAVRRGITNWNEAFGFEALTAEVAKEGEFVDDDDTNVVYFDTDPRAGYAFANWRTNPNTGEVRGASVYFSSAFLPSASPPRPASNTAITQWGTFDAQGLCSMPVDAPADMSKKEQVEARITYVILHEIGHTLGLRHNFKGSLVEPSSSVMDYLTVNDSVRMTSPGAYDRDALAFLYGLHAKAALPAQPFCTDEQAILDPECAPFDTTDDPLAKDKGPGYQAELTTFLTGKANAWGANFGAVRSWLQAELPQDAVARTRRRAQKLQAWEFLLAALRPGVTAGAAPERIDAALTATFRALYADPKVPPPPQDEPLARKVAQDAFDALVGAHAIPVRRAAVVVLKKLQTEDAHLKLLAARTAIEAQKGTGPAAVAGNAKLDDLVASIDHATRPYSE; via the coding sequence ATGAGTCGCAGTTTCAAGACGGTCAGTTTTTTCGTCTTGTCTTTGGCCGCACCCCTTGCGGCCTGCTCGGATTCGGGGTCGGGAAACAACGCGCCTGCGCAAGCCCCTCCCTTCTTGGCGATCACGCGCGCCAACGAGGTGAAGGCCCCCGGCCTTTCCTCCGCAGCGCTTTCACTCCGCAGCGTGCCGGGGGCCGACAGCGCGACGACATTTTACCTCGCGATCAGCGAGAAGGCGCTGCACGAGAAGTGGTTTCTCAGCGCGTTTCTGAAGCAATACTTCCCCGGTGCGGTGGTCAACGGTGCGGCCCGCAGCTTGGGCACGCGCGTGGTGACCTTCCGCGAACGCAATGGGAAGGTGTACGTCTTCGATGCATCGGACAACTATGCGAATTCCGATACCTTCGATCCGGCGCTGATGGTCGAGGCCTATCCGGTCGTATCCCCAGAAGTTGTCACGGTTCCCCCGGGCTACGTCGTGATCGACCCTGCCGCGGGCATGCATCGCTTTGGCGTGACTGAGGCCGGAAGCGTCGTGATGAACAAGCCTGCGATCACCCCGTTCAAGGTCGAATTGGCCTTTTCGCAGAATTTCCGATCGCTGCAGGACGGCGCGACCTTCGAAGAGATTTTCACCGGCTCGAGCACGTCACCCGTTCCGCGGGAAGACCTCCGGACCGACGGCGGAAGAAAGCCCAACCCCCTCGATGCGGCGCTCGACCGCGATGCCCTGCGCGCCTCGGGAACCCTGGGGCTCTCGTTCCGGCGCTATGCGGAGACGCCTTCGTTCATCGGCATGGTCCCTCCCGACGTGCCCCATTATTTCAGCGGAGACACACACCTCGAGCGCGATACCGGTTCGACGCGCATGCGCGTCGCCCATTGGGCCATCCGGGCGGGGATGAAGCCCATTCGGTGGGTCCTTTCGAGTGAGTTCGCGAAGGTGCAGCAGGCGTATCCGCACTACGACATCGTTGGCGCCGTCCGGCGAGGTATTACCAATTGGAATGAGGCCTTTGGCTTCGAGGCGCTGACCGCCGAGGTGGCCAAGGAGGGGGAATTCGTGGACGACGACGACACGAACGTCGTCTACTTCGACACCGATCCGCGCGCCGGATACGCCTTTGCCAATTGGCGCACCAATCCGAATACGGGCGAGGTTCGTGGGGCGAGTGTCTATTTCAGCTCGGCCTTTCTCCCGTCCGCGAGCCCACCTCGCCCGGCCTCGAACACGGCGATCACCCAATGGGGCACCTTCGACGCCCAAGGCCTCTGCTCCATGCCGGTGGACGCCCCGGCGGACATGTCGAAGAAGGAGCAAGTCGAGGCACGAATCACCTACGTCATCTTGCACGAGATTGGGCACACCCTCGGCTTGCGGCACAACTTCAAAGGTTCTCTGGTGGAGCCGTCGTCGTCGGTGATGGACTACCTGACCGTGAACGACAGCGTTCGCATGACGAGCCCCGGCGCCTACGATCGAGACGCACTGGCCTTTCTGTATGGCCTGCACGCCAAGGCGGCCCTCCCCGCACAGCCGTTCTGTACCGACGAGCAGGCCATCCTCGATCCGGAGTGCGCGCCCTTCGACACCACGGACGATCCGCTGGCCAAGGACAAAGGCCCAGGCTACCAGGCGGAGTTGACGACCTTCCTCACGGGAAAGGCCAATGCGTGGGGAGCGAACTTCGGGGCCGTGCGCAGCTGGCTCCAAGCCGAGCTCCCGCAAGATGCGGTGGCGCGCACGCGGCGTCGGGCCCAGAAGCTTCAAGCGTGGGAATTCCTGCTCGCGGCCTTGCGACCCGGGGTGACCGCCGGGGCGGCGCCGGAACGGATCGACGCCGCGCTGACCGCCACGTTCCGCGCGCTGTACGCCGACCCCAAGGTGCCGCCGCCGCCGCAGGACGAGCCGCTTGCACGGAAGGTCGCGCAGGACGCGTTCGACGCGTTGGTCGGAGCACACGCCATCCCCGTGCGCCGGGCGGCCGTCGTCGTGCTGAAGAAGCTGCAGACGGAAGACGCCCATCTGAAGCTTCTCGCCGCGCGCACCGCCATCGAAGCGCAAAAAGGCACCGGGCCGGCCGCCGTCGCGGGCAACGCCAAGCTGGACGATCTCGTCGCGAGCATCGACCACGCGACGCGGCCCTATTCCGAGTAG
- a CDS encoding transcriptional regulator → MVPVSGVSSLAASLLAHAEGGLGDELRKVEDLEGVLVDLVAKARRAWPDLEVTEEAFLRHIAAVLETADALPLLFAADLYLALGCAQGHPRALAHFDRTFLKPASVHVRSAKMSHVDPADVEQLLREKLFVADAANHRPAKISTYGGRGPLAAWVRVAATRVALSLQRSATTKAHDADMEALYTFAAADNPELDHVRATYTDAFRIAFLDALADLTSEERNVLRLSIVDRLPAEAIARIFSVHRATVTRRIACARDALFDGMRRRLAERLQLNQAEFESVMGVLLSEFDVSVQRVLAEMKSTV, encoded by the coding sequence ATGGTCCCCGTCTCCGGTGTCTCGTCCCTCGCGGCGTCGCTTCTTGCGCATGCGGAAGGCGGGCTCGGCGACGAACTCCGCAAGGTCGAGGACCTGGAGGGGGTCCTCGTCGACCTGGTGGCCAAGGCACGCAGGGCCTGGCCGGATCTCGAGGTGACCGAAGAGGCGTTCCTGCGGCACATCGCGGCCGTGCTGGAAACGGCCGACGCCTTGCCCCTGCTGTTCGCGGCCGATCTGTACTTGGCGCTCGGGTGTGCCCAAGGACATCCCCGGGCGCTCGCGCATTTCGATCGCACCTTTTTGAAGCCTGCCTCGGTGCACGTGCGCAGCGCGAAAATGAGCCACGTGGACCCGGCCGACGTGGAGCAGCTGCTGCGCGAGAAGCTTTTCGTGGCCGACGCGGCGAACCACCGGCCGGCCAAAATATCGACGTATGGCGGGCGCGGTCCGCTCGCGGCCTGGGTGCGCGTGGCCGCCACACGGGTGGCCCTCAGTCTGCAGCGAAGTGCGACGACCAAGGCCCACGACGCTGACATGGAGGCGCTCTACACCTTCGCGGCGGCGGACAATCCCGAGCTGGATCACGTGCGGGCGACCTACACCGACGCGTTTCGCATCGCCTTCCTCGATGCGCTGGCCGATCTCACGTCGGAGGAGCGCAACGTCCTGCGTCTCTCCATCGTGGACCGCCTGCCGGCCGAGGCCATCGCGCGCATCTTCAGCGTCCACCGCGCCACGGTGACGCGGCGGATCGCGTGTGCGCGCGATGCGCTCTTCGACGGCATGCGCCGCCGGCTGGCCGAGCGTTTGCAGCTGAATCAAGCCGAATTCGAGAGCGTGATGGGTGTGCTCCTGAGCGAGTTCGACGTCAGCGTGCAGCGGGTGCTCGCCGAGATGAAGAGCACCGTGTAG
- a CDS encoding Lrp/AsnC family transcriptional regulator: protein MTSSRLDSTDVRILEVLQREGRITNAELAERVSISASPCLRRLQRLESEGVITGYRAQLDPRAIGLGLQAIVRVQLEKHGTAIIERFVARVNTWDEVVACYALTGDMDYLLHVCVTDLEHFSRFLLDKLLNDAGVADANSSFVLRTVKEARALPLGQVAGGR from the coding sequence ATGACCTCTAGCCGACTCGACAGCACCGATGTTCGCATTCTCGAAGTGCTCCAGCGCGAAGGGCGCATCACCAATGCGGAGCTTGCCGAGCGGGTGAGCATCTCCGCCTCCCCGTGCCTGCGGCGCCTTCAACGCCTCGAGAGCGAGGGCGTCATCACCGGCTACCGGGCCCAACTCGATCCCCGCGCCATCGGTCTGGGGCTGCAAGCCATCGTCCGCGTGCAGCTGGAGAAGCATGGCACGGCGATCATCGAGCGCTTCGTCGCGCGGGTGAACACGTGGGACGAGGTCGTGGCCTGTTACGCCCTCACCGGCGACATGGATTACCTGCTCCACGTCTGCGTGACCGATCTGGAGCACTTCTCGCGCTTCCTGCTCGACAAGCTGCTCAACGACGCCGGCGTGGCCGATGCGAACTCGAGCTTCGTGCTGCGCACGGTGAAAGAGGCGCGTGCACTTCCGCTCGGTCAGGTGGCCGGCGGGCGCTGA
- a CDS encoding serine/threonine protein kinase has protein sequence MASSECLDDNDLMALFEEGAAETSRQKALHAHLDVCTDCRHLVAELARCLAEEGSMVSTAPLAGPATVEEATDVRALWGGAIVGPYRLERFLGQGGLGIVWAATHVTHGGDFALKFLRTSESARAKRFLREARVTAALRHPNIVHVHEAFEPTGLPPVIVMDLLHGEPLRGPMRRMGTIPWNQTAALLRPIVAALAAAHARGVIHRDLKPENVFLTGDTVKVLDFGLAKLTAIEGGCAATAELTRSGHILGTPTYMAPEQVFGEKDIDVRADVWSLGVLAFECLSGRRPIEGRTLGHAIRAFSSGTILQLADVAPHLPPPVTSLVARMLSVERTKRPSLGEIDAVLTSS, from the coding sequence ATGGCTTCGTCCGAATGCCTCGACGACAACGATCTGATGGCTCTGTTCGAGGAGGGCGCGGCCGAGACCAGCCGTCAAAAGGCCTTGCACGCCCACCTGGATGTGTGCACGGACTGCCGCCACCTGGTGGCCGAGTTGGCCCGGTGCCTTGCGGAAGAAGGCAGCATGGTGTCGACGGCGCCCCTTGCGGGGCCGGCCACGGTGGAAGAAGCGACCGACGTTCGGGCGCTCTGGGGAGGCGCCATCGTCGGACCGTACCGGCTCGAACGGTTCCTCGGTCAGGGCGGCCTCGGGATCGTTTGGGCCGCGACCCACGTGACGCATGGCGGCGACTTCGCGCTCAAATTCCTCCGGACGAGCGAGTCCGCCCGGGCCAAGCGCTTCCTTCGTGAGGCGCGGGTCACCGCGGCGCTTCGCCACCCGAACATCGTGCACGTGCACGAGGCGTTCGAGCCCACAGGCCTGCCGCCGGTCATCGTCATGGACCTGCTCCACGGTGAACCCCTGCGCGGGCCGATGCGCCGCATGGGCACGATTCCGTGGAACCAGACCGCCGCCCTTCTTCGGCCCATCGTGGCGGCCCTCGCGGCGGCGCATGCGCGCGGTGTCATCCACCGCGACTTGAAACCCGAGAACGTCTTTCTCACCGGCGACACCGTGAAGGTGCTCGACTTCGGCCTTGCCAAGCTCACCGCCATCGAAGGCGGATGCGCCGCCACCGCCGAGTTGACCCGCAGCGGTCACATCTTGGGTACGCCCACCTACATGGCACCCGAACAGGTCTTCGGCGAAAAGGACATCGACGTTCGGGCCGACGTGTGGTCCCTCGGCGTTCTGGCCTTCGAATGCCTCTCGGGGCGGCGTCCCATCGAGGGACGCACCTTGGGCCACGCCATCCGGGCTTTCTCGAGCGGCACGATCCTTCAGCTCGCCGATGTCGCTCCGCATCTGCCCCCGCCGGTGACGAGCTTGGTTGCGCGCATGCTATCGGTCGAACGAACCAAGCGACCCTCGCTTGGGGAAATCGACGCCGTTCTTACCTCAAGCTAA